A region from the Hypericibacter adhaerens genome encodes:
- a CDS encoding ParA family protein has product MANQKGGVGKTTTAINLATALAACGKQVLIVDLDPQGNASTGLGIERARRSVTSYDLLEGSATAREALLPTLVPGMAIIPASVDLSGAEIELVSASRREFLLRDALKPVVASYDYILIDCPPSLGLLTLNALVAADAVLVPLQCEFLALEGLSHLMMTVQRIKEALNPTLEIQGVVLTMFDKRNSLSDLVAADVRGHLGHKVYDTVIPRNVRISEAPSHGKPVLLYDLKCPGAQAYIHLASEMLRRERLEPEAA; this is encoded by the coding sequence ATGGCGAACCAGAAGGGCGGGGTCGGCAAGACCACGACCGCGATCAATCTGGCGACCGCGCTGGCGGCTTGTGGGAAGCAAGTCCTGATCGTCGATCTGGACCCCCAGGGCAACGCTTCGACCGGGCTCGGCATCGAGCGGGCCCGGCGATCCGTGACCTCCTACGATCTGCTCGAAGGCAGCGCCACGGCGCGCGAAGCCCTGCTCCCCACCTTGGTCCCGGGCATGGCCATCATCCCGGCCTCGGTCGATCTGTCGGGGGCGGAGATCGAGCTGGTCTCGGCCAGCCGCCGCGAGTTCCTGCTGCGCGACGCGCTGAAGCCGGTCGTCGCCAGCTATGACTATATTCTCATCGACTGCCCACCCTCGCTGGGTCTGCTCACCCTCAACGCGCTGGTCGCCGCCGATGCGGTGCTGGTGCCGCTGCAATGCGAGTTCCTGGCGCTCGAAGGGCTGAGCCATCTGATGATGACGGTCCAGCGCATCAAGGAAGCGCTCAATCCCACGCTCGAGATTCAAGGCGTGGTGTTGACCATGTTCGACAAACGCAACAGCTTGAGCGATCTCGTGGCGGCCGATGTGCGCGGGCATCTGGGCCACAAGGTCTATGACACCGTCATCCCGCGCAATGTGCGGATCTCCGAAGCGCCCTCTCACGGCAAGCCGGTCCTGCTCTATGATCTGAAATGCCCCGGCGCCCAAGCCTATATCCATCTCGCCAGTGAGATGCTGCGCCGGGAGCGGCTGGAGCCTGAGGCGGCTTGA
- a CDS encoding ParB/RepB/Spo0J family partition protein, whose translation MIDDGSKKLGRGLSALLGAESADYASLDRVRLSKMVPIEQLQPGPFQPRRIFGDDELASLAESIKANGILQPILVRRRPQQPNAYEIVAGERRWRAAQRAQLHEVPVIIRDLGDREALELALVENLQRENLSPLEEAEGYRRLLEEFKNTQEDLAQHVGKSRSHIANMLRLLGLPIEIKALLDKGELTAGHARVLVTAKDPVGLARQIVSQGLNVRQAERMASAAKPATLRKPSRSKPGAAHDADTLALERDLSNLLGLKVSIHFDGQGGALTVHYKSLDQLDDLLQRLTRAAHSPKATEE comes from the coding sequence TTGATCGACGACGGCAGCAAGAAACTCGGCCGCGGACTGTCGGCTTTACTGGGGGCGGAAAGCGCCGACTACGCTTCGCTCGATCGGGTCCGGCTGTCCAAGATGGTGCCGATCGAGCAGCTCCAGCCGGGGCCGTTCCAGCCGCGCCGCATCTTCGGCGATGACGAGCTGGCCTCGCTCGCGGAATCGATCAAGGCCAACGGCATCCTGCAGCCGATCCTGGTCCGGCGCCGCCCGCAGCAGCCCAACGCCTACGAGATCGTCGCCGGCGAGCGGCGCTGGCGCGCGGCCCAGCGGGCGCAGTTGCATGAGGTCCCGGTCATCATCCGCGATCTCGGCGACCGCGAGGCGCTCGAGCTGGCGCTGGTCGAGAACCTGCAGCGCGAGAACCTTTCGCCCCTGGAAGAGGCCGAGGGCTATCGCCGCCTGCTCGAGGAATTCAAGAACACGCAAGAGGACCTGGCACAACATGTAGGGAAGAGCCGGTCCCACATCGCCAATATGTTGCGGTTGCTCGGGCTGCCTATCGAGATCAAGGCGCTGCTCGACAAGGGCGAGCTGACCGCCGGCCATGCCCGCGTGCTGGTCACGGCCAAGGACCCCGTGGGACTCGCCCGCCAGATCGTGAGCCAGGGCCTCAATGTGCGCCAGGCGGAGCGGATGGCGAGCGCCGCCAAGCCCGCCACCCTGCGCAAGCCCAGCCGGTCCAAGCCCGGGGCGGCCCATGACGCCGACACGCTGGCGCTGGAGCGCGACCTCTCCAACCTGCTGGGGCTCAAGGTTTCGATCCATTTCGACGGGCAGGGCGGGGCGCTGACCGTCCATTACAAGAGCCTCGACCAGCTCGACGACCTGCTGCAGCGGCTGACCCGGGCCGCCCATTCCCCCAAAGCCACCGAAGAATAG
- the holA gene encoding DNA polymerase III subunit delta: MKLTGKTIDRFLAKPDPQVMAVLVYGVDAGLVRERANQLVRQAAGSLDDPFRVAALSGKILREDPARLADEAMAMSLTGGRRAVRIEDADDDVAPILKSYLAGAASGPATDSLIVLEAEELPARSALRKLCEGADQAAALPCYRDEGAGLSGLIREKLQQEGLAIAPEALSYLAARLGGDRAVTVSELEKLALYMGGTGKTVALADVEAAVGDSAAHALDDLVYALSDRDTAGVERGLARSLGEGTAPISLLRAAARHFLRLQWALGKADQGGIEGAMRSLRPPVFFKYEDRFKGAARRWSPAGIATALERLLATEQLCKRSGSPAETLCRRVFLEIASLKPGR; this comes from the coding sequence ATGAAACTGACCGGCAAGACGATCGACCGGTTTCTCGCCAAACCCGATCCGCAGGTCATGGCGGTGCTGGTCTATGGCGTCGATGCCGGGCTGGTGCGCGAGCGTGCCAACCAACTCGTGCGCCAGGCCGCGGGCAGCCTCGACGATCCGTTCCGGGTGGCGGCCTTGAGCGGCAAGATCCTCAGGGAGGACCCGGCCCGGCTCGCCGACGAGGCCATGGCCATGTCGCTCACCGGCGGTAGACGCGCAGTCCGCATCGAGGATGCGGATGACGACGTGGCGCCGATCCTCAAATCCTATCTGGCGGGCGCCGCCTCGGGTCCGGCGACCGACAGCCTGATCGTGCTCGAAGCCGAGGAGCTCCCGGCCCGTTCCGCGCTGCGCAAGCTCTGCGAAGGCGCCGACCAGGCGGCGGCCCTGCCTTGCTACCGCGACGAGGGGGCCGGGCTTTCGGGGCTGATCCGGGAGAAGCTGCAGCAGGAGGGGCTCGCGATCGCGCCCGAGGCCCTCTCCTACCTGGCGGCCCGGCTCGGCGGCGACCGCGCCGTGACCGTCTCCGAGCTGGAGAAGCTGGCGCTCTATATGGGGGGCACCGGCAAGACCGTGGCGCTGGCGGATGTGGAAGCCGCGGTCGGCGACAGCGCCGCCCATGCGCTGGACGACCTGGTCTATGCGCTGAGCGACCGCGACACGGCGGGTGTGGAGCGCGGCCTGGCCCGCAGCCTGGGCGAGGGCACGGCCCCCATCTCGCTGCTGCGGGCGGCCGCCCGGCATTTCCTGCGGCTGCAATGGGCCCTCGGCAAAGCCGACCAGGGTGGCATTGAGGGCGCGATGCGCAGCCTCCGGCCCCCGGTCTTCTTCAAATACGAGGATCGCTTCAAGGGCGCCGCCCGGCGCTGGTCACCGGCCGGGATCGCCACCGCCCTCGAGCGGCTGCTCGCCACCGAGCAGCTCTGCAAGCGCAGCGGGTCGCCGGCCGAGACCCTCTGCCGGCGGGTGTTCCTGGAGATCGCGAGCCTGAAACCCGGGCGGTGA
- the lptE gene encoding LPS assembly lipoprotein LptE translates to MSRAEERRRLLGVLALGLAMALAGCGFHPLYGDHGAGGDTNAELAQVRVQPIPDRTGQLLYNKLRDRFNPRGKPAEPRYVLEVTVKERSDSLLLDPSDTSSRNNLELTASFQLREIQSGVTALQGRSQASISYDVLDSQYATIVSEQDVRDRATKILSDDISTRVALYFSSGKPASAATQPVLESPTSPFSSGPPSSLPSTSPPPASP, encoded by the coding sequence ATGTCGCGCGCTGAAGAGAGGCGCAGGCTGCTGGGGGTTTTGGCGCTCGGCCTCGCGATGGCGCTCGCGGGCTGCGGCTTCCATCCGCTCTATGGCGATCACGGCGCCGGCGGCGACACCAACGCCGAGCTCGCCCAGGTGCGGGTGCAGCCCATCCCCGACCGGACCGGCCAGCTGCTCTACAACAAGCTGCGCGACCGCTTCAATCCGCGCGGCAAGCCGGCCGAGCCGCGTTATGTGCTCGAGGTCACCGTCAAGGAACGCAGCGACAGCCTGCTGCTGGATCCGAGCGACACCTCCTCGCGCAACAATCTCGAGCTGACCGCGAGTTTCCAGCTGCGCGAGATCCAGAGCGGCGTCACCGCGCTCCAGGGCCGCAGCCAGGCGAGCATCAGCTACGATGTGCTGGATTCGCAATATGCGACGATCGTCTCGGAGCAGGATGTGCGCGACCGCGCCACCAAGATCCTGAGCGACGATATCAGCACGCGCGTCGCCCTCTATTTCTCGAGCGGCAAGCCGGCCTCCGCCGCCACGCAGCCCGTGCTAGAGTCGCCGACGAGCCCCTTCTCCTCCGGGCCGCCTTCTTCCCTGCCGTCCACCTCCCCTCCGCCCGCCTCGCCCTGA